ctatgtttttttaaaaaggtggTAATTCTGATTCCTGCTATCAAACAGGCCCTGGAGTgtttaaactattttttcttttctttgccttTATTTCCTCTGCAACCAAACAAATGGttcactttaaattttattgaagtgTTGATGAAAATCAAAGTAATTTGTATAATGGAATTAATCTCTGTTGTATGAACAGATAAGGCAGAGAGATTGTTAGCTGAAGCATCTTCATATGGATCTCAACTGGTTGTGTTTCCAGAAGCATTCATTGGTGGTTATCCCCGTGGTTCAAATTTTGGTGTTACCATTGGTAACCGCACAGCTAAGGGCAGAGAAGATTTTCGGAAGTACCATGCTGCTGCCATTGATGTGCCTGGTAAGACTTGTTGAGATGTTTGTTTTTGTTCAATTGGTGAGTTAATGCTGTGTTGGAAACCAGAAGTTATGAGAGTTATTACAACATTGTTATTAGCAATATGAAATCTGTTAAAGTGTGGGGAATCAGGGCCtattcaaatatatgttttaggGAACCCTAGGTATTGTAGGGAAGTCAGTTAGAACATTTCTAGAAAACCCCACTATTGCTTTGGAACGAATTCAAAAATTAACCAACTTGAAGGAACAGGGCTACCTAGAGGCTCCATTTAGTTCAGTGGAAATGGAAATCAGGAAAAACTAAAGGTTCTACGGACAGATTAGCTGCTCATTATCAAGATTGTGATTTACTAAGGCCATTTGGGATAgccttttttcccccttttcgcTTTTGTTATGTAATTTTTCtggatttaatattttaaatacttgttgaattattgaattctggattttaatatttcaaataccTGTTAAGTTATTCAATTTAGTGGACTCGGTTCAGATTTGTgcctaaaaaaatcatttcaggTAGCTTATGACCTTACCCAGCCTAGATTTAGCTAGACCCGATTACAGGAATGAATTATCACCAAGAAAAAAAGTATCTGCCTAATGATGCATACCTTAGAAACAAACAGTGCAGTATATTTCCTTTCTATTCTGTTTCTTTTTTGGACTATAATGTTGGAATATAGAAGATTCATTAGTTCTAAAGTGGATATTAGGAAGGGAATGAAgcattgaaaggaaaaaaaaaatgttaagaagcAAAGAAGATAATGCAGAAATGCTTTCGTCATAACAAGAGTTGgatttttctataattgctctATGCTACTTGCATTCTTGTGGTCCAGTATTTTCTACTGATTGAATATCACATGTATTTCTAGTGTCAATGGTTTAATTTTTCTTGCAAGTTGCTATACTTGGTTCTAACGCTTGTCTATATATCCTTGATGCTTCCACTTTTCTGCACCTGAAGTTCAGAGAAGACTTGCATTTCTAAACCTTAGTGGCATAAAAGGATATCAGTATCTTTCTTCAATAAGTATTAGATTGCATTTCAATATCCTGATGACAGTATATAATTGATGAAACAATGTGAAAATGTTTTGGATCAGGTATTGGTGAGTTAAAGGGTGCTCATAAGAAAGGCATTGAAAAATGATCTGTAtctttcttcattatttttctgCATGGTTTGtcttttaatacatattttactATTTTGGCTCCTATCTATGTGTTGTTGTATGGATTGCATTCCAAACCTTGATCACTATATAGGTTTGATGAAACTTGTGTGGAAAATGATTTAGATTAGCTATGATGGATTGAAGAGGATCCATGGAAGGTCAGGatcttaaattattataacctGTGAGTCATTGCAAATTCTGATTGTGAAGTTAATTGAATAGTGAAATCTATTTTGACTTGTTTCAATTAATAGAGTCTGTTAATCCTTTTCTGAACTTGAATACGCTCCAAGAGGTTTACCGGTAGGGAATGATAATTACCAATCGTGTTGCTGATTTCTAAGCTTCTAATATCACCTTGATAGTATATGCTTGTGGAGTTGTAAGCAAGTCAGATAGTGTGCCTCCAGGAAGATATGAGTTCAAATTGAATTATGATTCTGGTGCAAAGCTTTAAATTGATGGACCATTTTCAATCATATCATCATTTATAGATTCCTTCTTTGGGAAGATTTATTAAGATGTTGGCTGTTAGGTTTTAATACATGAATATCAATGtggattttcaaatatttgtgtAAAATATTCAGGAATTTAGAAGTCCAAATGGAGGTgcttttaggtctctgtgggtctcaaaaatgagaaaaggtTTAGTCACTGAAATTGCTGTATTTTAGCATCCATGTCATTGTTGGACCTAAATATTTGCTTGCGATGGGTCTGTATAATGTAGATTCACTATTGGCATAACATCTGTGATTTACAAATATGCAGGTCCAGAAGTTGACCGTTTGGCAGCTATGGCTGGAAAATATAAGGTATATCTAGTCATGGGTGTGATAGAAAGGGATGGATACACACTTTATTGTAcagttttgttttttgattcTCAAGGTCATTACCTTGGAAAGCACCGGAAAGTCATGCCAACATCATTGGAGCGTATAATCTGGGGATTCGGAGATGGATCAACAATTCCAGTTTATGAGACTCCAATTGGAAAAATAGGTGCTGCCATTTGTTGGGAAAATAGAATGCCACTTTTAAGGACAGCAATGTATGCAAAAGGTTGGTCATTTTGCACTGGAACTTACTTATATCCACTGGAACTTTCTTGTATCTTGTGTGGCCTTTAACTCATACTTTAGGCTTCGTTTGGATATacttcctattttttgtttttaaaaatagaaacttttacATAACAAGGAGAAACTCTTGTTACAAAACTATAAACTTTCCTTATGTCCTTGAAGATTACTTtcagaagttttaaaatttgaggtagtaaaaattttttaataccttaatatttttttaagcaatttttaaaaatcattacattttcaattttagCCTTTAAGGTACTTTATATGGAAgttattactttctttttaaaaaaacaaaaaacagaaagtGTATTGAAATGGACACTTGGTTtcctatttcaatttttttaaatgtagttggaaaatttatcctttttataaGCTACTTGATTTCTTTCATTATTCATTTGTTACCATTTAAATTGGAATTTTCTCCTATTtctttgttattaatttggttTGGAAGAAAGACAAGTTGGTTTAGGATCATATTACAACAGGTGCTATCTTGGGCCACACTCACCTGGCCATCCAATTTCAAATTGAGCTTGGCTCATTTTCAGGCTTCCTATGGAGGGGAGCAGCTCAATCGAGAGTCCCAGTTCTCatactaataaagaaaattggAACCGGTTATATTTTGGGTTGTGCagaactcaaaaaaaaaaaaatttgcccATGCTGGCACTCACATATGAATACAACAAGATAGGACTTGGttcatgtttttaacctattaatAGGGCTGTATCACATTGGAGTTGAACTGACACCGGAAACAGGCTGCATGCCATTCAGAGGTCCAACTATGTGTTTCCCAGGTCTGAGCTtgcaatatttatattttatggtGTGTTAGGATTGGAAAATTCACAGTCCTATCCTCATTCATTCAATCTTTGCTTACTTTAAATGTTTAGGTCTTAATGGTTTGGATTAGAGCTTGATAAGAATATAATAAGGATCTTCCCTTGGTTCCACCTGTCCTGGAATTTGGAAAAGGTCCCTAAAGTTTGTATGCCTCAAATCCTCTACTTGCGTCATATTTGGATCTAAATAACTGAGAATCGTCTCACTTATTTTAGGTTAAATATACTGAAGTATCCAACTGTGATTGAAAAGGCCGAATATTGATTTGCGGCATGGATATGATTGTTGATAATACACCCATAGTATGTAATGGtgttttataaatgtttcaTGATTTTATTCTTCTGGTTTACCTCTTTTGGGGTATAAATTCCTCTTCAATGCATTGTCTTCATATACAAaacacctcttttttttttataggaattgAAATATATTGTGCACCTACTGCTGACGCCAGGGATATATGGCAATCATCAATGACCCATATAGCTCTTGAGGGTGGATGTTTTGTTCTATCAGCAAACCAGTTCTGTCGAAGGAAAGATTATCCACCTCCTCCTGAGTATGAGTTTTCAGGTGCAGATGATCTTACACCAGATTCTGTTGTCTGTGCTGGAGGCAGTGTCATCATTTCACCATCAGGGACTGTTCTGGCTGGACCCAATTACGATGGGGAGGCTCTCATCTCAGCAGATCTTGGTATGTTGCTTCAACTTATGTCCTAAACTTTGGATATAATTTTCTGTACAAGGTATGCTGAATCAGAGTAACTTCTCTGTATATTGTTGCTTCTTTAACAATTAGCAGAAGCAACATGAATTTTAGGTTTCTCAGTAAGATTAAGTTTGGCCTTTTGACAGCTTcattgggaaagaaaaaaaaatatagaatctGGCCACAATCATTGCAATGTGAACAATTGAAAGATCTCTACTCTTTTCCCTGTCTTCTCAGCAGCCAAGCAGAGCACAAGGCTGTGTCTGCCCTTGATATTCAGTATCTTCGCCTGTTAAAACCAATCCAGACaataataatcatcatcattAGCTGAAGGATGCTCCAACAATAAGTTGTAGCCAAATGATATAAGAGGTGTTAAATCTCTCCATCAAATGAGAATGTCTAGATTCCTTTCTAAGGGATTTCTTGCCCTTTAACCTCTCCAAATTCAAGTAATCATTCATCTTCTGTCTCCCATCAATGGAAGCAAGGTTTAAAAGCCTTTCACGTGGCTCTACCAAAATGTTTTTCTCTTACTTTAAGTCAGCGTTTGGTTATAAAAGTTTAGGAGGGCAAGATCAAAGCACAAGTGTTCCACATTTCCAATGAGTTTTATGGAACATGCTTATTCTTTATAATTGGAGCATTTCTCAGCACTATAAATCATGAACAAATGCGTTTAACCCAGAAGAGTCATGTTACTGAGGGGAGGGATACCTTTTGATAAAAGGGCCTCTTttgtgtcattttttttttcgactAGCCTCCAAAAAGCTGCCTTTTACTTGAAAGGTTTCATTGGAGCATTTCTCGGCACTATAAATCATGAACAAAAGCATTTAACCCAGAAGATTCATGTTACTGAGGGGAGGGATACCTTTTGATAAAAGGGCCTCTTttgtgtcatttttttttttcgactAGCCTCCAAAAAGCTGCCTTTTACTTAAAGGGTTTCAAAAAGTTAGGTTTGCAAAggagtaaaataataaaagcctTAAAGTTTAACAGAGCTTATAGTCATCCTTAATTATACTTTTTGTTTGGTATGTTGAATGCTGTAACTTTCACCcgagggttttttcttttttttttttcaataaatagtACATTTGCCAACTTGATTGTTTGATCTGGTTGACTGATTGGCTTGCCAACTCTCTGGTCCAACTGGCTGGTTCTGTCCAACTCTAATAACAGCGCTCTCAAGTCTAGAAGAAGAAAGCTTAGGGACTTTAGATTATTTAACCTTTGTTTCCTTGTTCTTATATTTGGATGATAAGGGTCTGCCAACTAGGCACACACATGCACATAGCCAAAACTTGGGCAAAGATATTGATTTGATACTAACTGTGAATTGATGCTGTGTAGCTTGTTTCAAAGATGGATACTCTACTCCTCCCTCTCTCCTATCTTCTAATTTATTCTCTTAAAATGGCCTGAGTTGAATATGTTGTCTCAGGAAGTTTGAATTATGATTTTGCTCTGTTGAAATGGAGcactgattttgattttgatcaaaatatATGTGTAGATCTTGGAGAAATAGCTAGAGCAAAGTTCGATTTTGATGTGGTTGGACATTATTCAAGGCCTGAAGTGCTGAGCTTGGTTGTGAAGGACAATCCAACAAAGCCAGTTACTTTCACATCAGCATCTGTTAAAACTGAAGACTTTCAGAAATAGTTGAGTCTTTTGTTTGACTTGGCCCTGCAAAATGTATTGGTCTCTTCAATAATGAGATGAGGATGATAGCTCAGagtccattttcattttctgcTACTTGTGTCCTCGTTAAAAGATTGGGATTTGCTACAAGTAATATGCTTCTCTTTTTACAGTTCCTTGTGCCTTGTGCATAGTTACATATTTGCTAATCAATTTTATGTGTTTCCATGGGTTGGGTTGCTTGTCAAGTGCCATAAGTCCATGACCAAGAAATTAGGAACACTTTCCTCCCCCCACCCCCCTGTTTGGATTGAATGTGCTGCTATACTATATGTGGGGTTTTATACATCTCCAACCTGATTCAGGCTGCCCCATGGTACTTGATCCTTTTTCGACCTGATGAAGTGTAATAAGATGGGTTGGATAGGTTCAGTTTAGATCACATCAACAGGAGTCATATTTGTAGATTGAAATTTTCCAAGGCTTGGTGCTAGTTACATTTCTAGATTGAATACTGGACCATGTTTTTATAAGCTAGTGAGAGAGTTATCCTGTTCAAATGCCAATGGAGCAGGACTAGGGTTGGAAGACCTGGAAGCTGGAGGTGGGTATAAAACTATATTCTTTCCCACACTCAGAACACTGAGAAGCTACTCAAAGCCCTCTATGAAAATTGACACATCTTAGTGTCTTCACTCCCTACAGGTAATCATCCAGAAGGATATAAGGTGAATACAATTCTGTGATCCAA
The sequence above is drawn from the Vitis riparia cultivar Riparia Gloire de Montpellier isolate 1030 chromosome 6, EGFV_Vit.rip_1.0, whole genome shotgun sequence genome and encodes:
- the LOC117916262 gene encoding bifunctional nitrilase/nitrile hydratase NIT4B, whose protein sequence is KVCIQHTIDKAALGFGGICNKSQNRMALIPATVNDGPLFAEVDMGADSSAPTVRATVVQASTVFYDTPATLDKAERLLAEASSYGSQLVVFPEAFIGGYPRGSNFGVTIGNRTAKGREDFRKYHAAAIDVPGPEVDRLAAMAGKYKVYLVMGVIERDGYTLYCTVLFFDSQGHYLGKHRKVMPTSLERIIWGFGDGSTIPVYETPIGKIGAAICWENRMPLLRTAMYAKGIEIYCAPTADARDIWQSSMTHIALEGGCFVLSANQFCRRKDYPPPPEYEFSGADDLTPDSVVCAGGSVIISPSGTVLAGPNYDGEALISADLDLGEIARAKFDFDVVGHYSRPEVLSLVVKDNPTKPVTFTSASVKTEDFQK